A single window of Cottoperca gobio chromosome 9, fCotGob3.1, whole genome shotgun sequence DNA harbors:
- the usp39 gene encoding ubiquitin carboxyl-terminal hydrolase 39, with translation MVSLKREREAEVDDDDDDDEDTVAAKIGRGRVPEDRRSRHCPYLDTINRSVLDFDFEKLCSISLSHINVYACLICGKYFQGRGLKSHAYTHSVQFTHHVFLNLHTLKFYCLPDNYEIIDSSLEDITYVLKPTFTKQHIAGLDKQGKLYRAYDGTTYLPGIVGLNNIKANDYANVVLQAFSNVPPLRNYFLEEENYMGIRRPPGDIMFLLVQRFGELMRKLWNPRNFKAHVSPHEMLQAVVLCSKKNFQITKQGDAVDFMTWFLNALHGALGGTKKKTSIITKAFQGSMRIFSKKLPHPDLTPEEKEALLVTEEYQEQMSESTFLFLTLDLPTAPLYKDEKEQLIIPQVPLFNILGKFNGNTEKEYKTYKENFLKRFQLTKLPPYLVFCIKRFTKNNFFVEKNPTIVNFPITNVDLREYLTEEAQVTEKNTTYDLVANVVHDGKPTEGAYRIHVLHHGTGKWYEMQDLQVTDILPQMITLSEAYIQIWKRQEGDNDTNNHTEV, from the exons ATGGTTTCTCTGAAGCGAGAAAGAGAGGCTGAAGtggacgatgatgatgatgacgacgaaGACACAG TGGCAGCCAAAATAGGCCGAGGACGTGTACCAGAAGACCGGAGAAGCCGCCATTGTCCTTACCTCGACACCATAAACAG GAGTGTGCTGGACTTTGACTTTGAGAAActctgctccatctctctctcccacatcaATGTTTATGCCTGCCTTATATGTGGGAAATACTTTCAAG GTAGAGGTTTGAAGTCCCATGCTTACACTCACAGTGTGCAGTTTACACATCATGTGTTCCTGAATCTGCACACTCTCAAGTTTTACTGTCTGCCAGACAACTACGAGATCATTGACTCCTCACTAGAAGACATCACC TATGTGCTGAAACCAACTTTCACCAAGCAGCACATTGCAGGGCTGGACAAGCAGGGTAAACTGTACCGAGCCTACGATGGTACAACCTACCTGCCAGGCATTGTAGGGCTCAACAACATTAAAGCCAATGACTACGCCAATGTGGTGTTACAG GCTTTTTCAAATGTTCCACCATTGCGAAACTACTTCCTGGAGGAGGAAAACTACATGGGAATCCGCAGGCCACCTGGGGACATCATGTTCCTCTTGGTGCAGAGGTTTGGTGAGCTGATGCGCAAACTTTGGAATCCAAGAAACTTCAAGGCTCATGTGTCTCCACATGAGATGCTGCAAGCTGTTGTGCTGTGCAGCAAGAAGAACTTCCAAATTACCAAGCAAG GAGATGCTGTGGACTTCATGACGTGGTTCTTGAATGCTCTGCATGGTGCTCTGGGAggcacaaagaaaaaaacat CAATCATTACAAAAGCATTTCAAGGCTCCATGCGGATCTTCTCCAAGAAACTTCCACACCCAGATTTA ACACCAGAGGAGAAAGAGGCATTGCTTGTGACAGAGGAGTACCAGGAGCAGATGTCTGAGTCCACCTTCCTGTTTCTAACACTTGACCTCCCAACAGCTCCACTGTACAAGGATGAGAAGGAGCAGCTTATTATCCCGCAGGTCCCACTCTTCAACATCCTGGGCAAGTTCAATGGCAACACAGAGAAG GAATACAAAACCTACAAAGAAAACTTTCTCAAAAGGTTCCAGCTGACCAAACTGCCTCCGTACCTCGTCTTTTGTATCAAAAGATTCACCAAGAACAACTTCTTTGTGGAAAAGAACCCCACAATTGTCAACTTCCCCATCAC GAATGTAGACCTTCGTGAGTACTTGACAGAAGAAGCTCAagtgacagagaaaaacacaacttATGACTTGGTCGCCAAcgtggtgcatgatgggaaaccTACTGAGGGAGCGTACAGAATACATGTTCTGCATCAT GGAACTGGGAAGTGGTATGAGATGCAGGACCTGCAGGTGACTGACATTCTCCCCCAGATGATCACACTGTCGGAGGCCTACATCCAG ATCTGGAAGAGACAAGAGGGTGACaatgacacaaacaaccacacagaggtGTAA
- the c9h2orf68 gene encoding UPF0561 protein C2orf68 homolog, with protein MDILRDDEVHDLKCKPSGRLDMSHGFLHHIRRNQIARDHYDREVKQAKEVKQAKELQRRRHTTTPRRPRRPDIQVYHPRRRHGSEPGAGAEAEESNESGSSTDTETHGTELFWLDYQADSGTITSFLVHKEDKPETLVERVAEKNILDSSMRAALEARILKEIDKRRDKR; from the exons ATGGATATTTTAAGGGACGATGAGGTGCATGACCTGAAATGCAAACCTTCGGGCCGCTTGGATATGAGCCACGGCTTCCTGCACCATATCCGGAGGAACCAGATTGCTAG AGATCATTATGATAGAGAGGTGAAACAAGCCAAAGAGGTGAAGCAAGCCAAAGAACTTCAGCGGCGGAGGCACACTACAACCCCTAGACGACCCCGTCGACCTGATATCCAAGTGTACCATCCTCGACGCAGAC ATGGATCAGAGCCAGGGGCTGGTGCTGAGGCGGAAGAGTCTAATGAGAGTGGGTCAAGCACAGACACGGAGACTCATGGTACTGAACTCTTCTGGCTCGACTATCAGGCGGACTCTGGTACCATTACCTCCTTCCTTGTGCACAAG GAGGATAAGCCTGAGACGTTAGTGGAGCGTGTCGCAGAGAAAAACATCCTGGATTCCTCCATGAGGGCCGCTTTAGAGGCTCGAATTCTAAAGGAAATTGACAAAAGACGAGACAAACGCTGA
- the sftpbb gene encoding surfactant protein Bb isoform X2 has translation MSASGFILVILAVSMGPGDSRFITDPLSFIKQKSLTLDMCSECNQVIRLSANMISSRDTKENVYETLHALCQRLPREQASECDSQVKTYLPKVLQKTSGHLKPGDTCMVFGLCAAHKKEELLELPQQAPDEGVSRSAVGTATGTQVSFNPVCTLCLYVLNKLENLLPKNMTEDALVKLMAEVCDLIPHSYKDECDDFVDKYGAQIIEFLLSTAAPHTICSLLHLCLFKEQPAPELFLPSDCESCRTLAALSRLHLGLNSTELQTSSFLQSVCVHHPNAIFKCEAFTKVYGSRLQKVLGNQKDIPHACERADLCVASKKLEPLGNNRCTWGPSYWCKDVHTAQKCGNQAFCEKYLWKQ, from the exons ATGTCAGCATCTGGCTTTATCCTGGTCATCCTCGCGGTGTCTATGGGGCCCG GAGACTCCAGGTTCATCACAGACCCTTTGTCATTCATCAAACAGAAATCTCTG ACATTAGATATGTGCTCAGAGTGCAACCAGGTCATCCGTCTGTCCGCCAACATGATTTCCAGCAGAGATACCAAG GAGAATGTGTATGAAACCTTGCATGCTCTGTGCCAACGCCTCCCAAGAGAGCAAGCATCAGAGTGTGACTCACAGGTGAAGACGTATTTGCCCAAAGTCCTGCAGAAGACATCTGGTCACCTG AAACCAGGAGACACCTGTATGGTTTTTGGACTTTGTGCTGCCCACAAGAAGGAGGAACTGCTGGAACTTCCCCAGCAGGCCCCCGATGAAGGCGTATCCAGATCTGCAGTCGGCACAGCCACCGGAACCCAAGTTAGT TTCAACCCAGTTTGCACCCTGTGTCTTTATGTTCTCAATAAGCTGGAGAACCTGTTGCCCAAAAATATGACTGAG GATGCTTTGGTGAAGCTCATGGCTGAGGTCTGCGATCTCATACCACATAGCTATAAGGACGAATGTGATGATTTTGTCGACAAATATGGCGCCCAGATAATCGAATTCCTCTTATCGACTGCTGCCCCTCACACAATATGTTCTCTTTTGCACCTCTGTTTGTTCAAGGAGCAGCCTGCTCCAG AGTTGTTCCTCCCCTCGGATTGTGAGTCGTGCCGCACGCTGGCTGCGTTGAGCCGACTTCACCTCGGTCTCAACTCCACCGAACTCCAGACGTCCTCTTTCctccagtctgtgtgtgtccatcacCCCAATGCCATCTTCAAG TGTGAGGCTTTTACCAAAGTCTACGGCTCTCGACTGCAGAAGGTTTTGGGAAACCAGAAGGACATTCCACATGCTTGTGAA AGAGCTGATCTGTGCGTTGCCTCGAAGAAGTTGGAGCCGCTCGGAAACAATAGGTGTACTTGGGGACCGAGCTACTGGTGCAAAGACGTTCACACTGCTCAGAAGTGTGGA AACCAGGCCTTCTGTGAGAAGTACCTGTGGAAGCAGTGA
- the sftpbb gene encoding surfactant protein Bb isoform X1, protein MSASGFILVILAVSMGPGDSRFITDPLSFIKQKSLTLDMCSECNQVIRLSANMISSRDTKENVYETLHALCQRLPREQASECDSQVKTYLPKVLQKTSGHLKPGDTCMVFGLCAAHKKEELLELPQQAPDEGVSRSAVGTATGTQVQFNPVCTLCLYVLNKLENLLPKNMTEDALVKLMAEVCDLIPHSYKDECDDFVDKYGAQIIEFLLSTAAPHTICSLLHLCLFKEQPAPELFLPSDCESCRTLAALSRLHLGLNSTELQTSSFLQSVCVHHPNAIFKCEAFTKVYGSRLQKVLGNQKDIPHACERADLCVASKKLEPLGNNRCTWGPSYWCKDVHTAQKCGNQAFCEKYLWKQ, encoded by the exons ATGTCAGCATCTGGCTTTATCCTGGTCATCCTCGCGGTGTCTATGGGGCCCG GAGACTCCAGGTTCATCACAGACCCTTTGTCATTCATCAAACAGAAATCTCTG ACATTAGATATGTGCTCAGAGTGCAACCAGGTCATCCGTCTGTCCGCCAACATGATTTCCAGCAGAGATACCAAG GAGAATGTGTATGAAACCTTGCATGCTCTGTGCCAACGCCTCCCAAGAGAGCAAGCATCAGAGTGTGACTCACAGGTGAAGACGTATTTGCCCAAAGTCCTGCAGAAGACATCTGGTCACCTG AAACCAGGAGACACCTGTATGGTTTTTGGACTTTGTGCTGCCCACAAGAAGGAGGAACTGCTGGAACTTCCCCAGCAGGCCCCCGATGAAGGCGTATCCAGATCTGCAGTCGGCACAGCCACCGGAACCCAA GTGCAGTTCAACCCAGTTTGCACCCTGTGTCTTTATGTTCTCAATAAGCTGGAGAACCTGTTGCCCAAAAATATGACTGAG GATGCTTTGGTGAAGCTCATGGCTGAGGTCTGCGATCTCATACCACATAGCTATAAGGACGAATGTGATGATTTTGTCGACAAATATGGCGCCCAGATAATCGAATTCCTCTTATCGACTGCTGCCCCTCACACAATATGTTCTCTTTTGCACCTCTGTTTGTTCAAGGAGCAGCCTGCTCCAG AGTTGTTCCTCCCCTCGGATTGTGAGTCGTGCCGCACGCTGGCTGCGTTGAGCCGACTTCACCTCGGTCTCAACTCCACCGAACTCCAGACGTCCTCTTTCctccagtctgtgtgtgtccatcacCCCAATGCCATCTTCAAG TGTGAGGCTTTTACCAAAGTCTACGGCTCTCGACTGCAGAAGGTTTTGGGAAACCAGAAGGACATTCCACATGCTTGTGAA AGAGCTGATCTGTGCGTTGCCTCGAAGAAGTTGGAGCCGCTCGGAAACAATAGGTGTACTTGGGGACCGAGCTACTGGTGCAAAGACGTTCACACTGCTCAGAAGTGTGGA AACCAGGCCTTCTGTGAGAAGTACCTGTGGAAGCAGTGA